From the genome of Hymenobacter sp. PAMC 26628, one region includes:
- a CDS encoding TatD family hydrolase, which produces MHLTDSHAHLYSEQFGPDRLAALRRAQDAGVGTIVMPNIDHSSIDGMLALEAEAPETCFAMMGLHPCSVTRNFEAQLYEVEEWLGRRPFAAVGEAGLDLYWDKTLLAEQQEALKIQLSLAKKHGLPIVLHTREAFAETAALVEAAQDGTLRGVFHCFSGTPAEAAQAIGLGFKLGIGGVATFKNGGADKVLPGIGLEHLLLETDCPYLAPVPYRGKRNEPAYLPLVLHRVAALLGQTPEAVAEATTRNAAALFNL; this is translated from the coding sequence ATGCACCTCACCGATTCGCACGCCCACCTCTACTCCGAGCAATTCGGCCCCGACCGCCTCGCCGCCCTGCGCCGCGCCCAGGACGCGGGCGTGGGCACCATTGTGATGCCCAACATCGACCACAGCAGCATCGACGGCATGCTGGCCCTGGAGGCCGAGGCCCCCGAAACCTGCTTCGCCATGATGGGCCTGCACCCGTGCTCCGTGACGCGCAACTTCGAGGCGCAGCTCTACGAGGTGGAGGAGTGGCTGGGCCGCCGCCCCTTCGCCGCCGTGGGCGAGGCTGGGCTCGACCTGTACTGGGACAAAACCCTCCTCGCCGAGCAGCAGGAGGCCCTGAAAATCCAGCTCAGCCTGGCTAAAAAGCATGGCCTGCCGATTGTGCTGCACACCCGCGAGGCCTTCGCCGAAACCGCGGCCCTGGTGGAAGCCGCCCAGGACGGGACCCTGCGCGGGGTGTTTCACTGCTTCTCGGGCACGCCCGCCGAGGCGGCGCAGGCCATCGGGCTGGGCTTTAAGCTGGGCATCGGCGGGGTGGCCACCTTCAAAAACGGCGGGGCCGACAAGGTCCTGCCCGGCATCGGCCTGGAGCACCTGCTGCTCGAAACCGACTGCCCCTACCTGGCCCCCGTGCCCTACCGCGGCAAGCGCAACGAGCCCGCCTACCTGCCCCTGGTGCTGCACCGCGTGGCCGCCCTGCTGGGCCAAACGCCTGAAGCCGTGGCCGAAGCCACCACGCGCAACGCCGCTGCGCTGTTCAATTTGTAG
- a CDS encoding POTRA domain-containing protein, protein MLANGLWYLAGASFCLAVFALAYRLLLARLPAFAWNRAYLLGALAAGVLLPLAARPGLAALLPRAAGAPAGALPFALHWPLGAPAAAAATGATAGVPGPDWAALALLALAAAYGLGALRRLAAAVRNLGALRRLARQHPRTQLAGCTVVHLPAPGLPAFSFGRYVFLSPLHEALSAAERDQLLRHEQVHVRQRHTLDLLLVEALGVVFWFHGVVPYFGRQLKAVHEYLADAAVARAPAGRVPYGELLIKLAAQQPPFALVHAFAHKQVFLRIRMLTQTPATPMQKLRFLFVLPVAAFAWAATAWAAPAPSAPAPGAPNARTLAAAPGAPRIGRITWRGNAAVPTARLNEVLGFKPGDAYDSLAVEKRLAYDPAGTDVSSLYMDHGYLFFQVMPVATRQADGTVDLAFTVAEGRKAQLRRVFITGNLDASAKASLLKQLPLRSGDEFSRAKLVETNRLLAQEGKFDPKKIRINPQPIVRPTEATDLLDIELVLAPKPRP, encoded by the coding sequence ATGCTCGCTAACGGCCTGTGGTACCTGGCTGGGGCCAGCTTCTGCCTGGCCGTGTTTGCCCTGGCCTACCGCCTGCTGCTGGCCCGCCTCCCCGCCTTCGCCTGGAACCGCGCCTACTTGCTGGGGGCCCTGGCGGCTGGGGTGCTGCTGCCGCTGGCGGCGCGGCCGGGCCTGGCGGCGCTGCTGCCCCGCGCCGCGGGGGCCCCGGCGGGGGCGCTGCCTTTTGCGCTGCACTGGCCGCTGGGGGCCCCGGCCGCGGCGGCCGCCACCGGGGCAACGGCTGGGGTGCCAGGGCCCGACTGGGCTGCCCTGGCACTACTGGCCCTGGCGGCCGCATACGGCCTGGGGGCCCTGCGGCGGCTGGCGGCGGCGGTGCGCAACCTGGGGGCCCTGCGGCGGCTGGCCCGGCAGCACCCGCGTACCCAGCTGGCGGGCTGCACGGTGGTGCACCTGCCCGCGCCCGGCCTGCCGGCGTTTTCCTTCGGCCGCTACGTGTTTTTGTCGCCCCTGCACGAGGCGCTGAGCGCCGCCGAGCGCGACCAGCTGCTGCGCCACGAGCAGGTGCACGTGCGGCAGCGGCACACCCTCGATTTACTGCTGGTGGAGGCCCTGGGCGTGGTGTTCTGGTTCCACGGCGTGGTGCCCTACTTCGGCCGGCAGCTCAAGGCGGTGCACGAGTACCTGGCCGATGCGGCGGTGGCGCGCGCCCCGGCCGGCCGCGTGCCCTACGGCGAGCTGCTCATCAAGCTCGCGGCCCAGCAGCCGCCCTTCGCTTTGGTGCACGCCTTTGCCCACAAACAGGTTTTTCTCCGCATCCGAATGCTCACCCAAACCCCCGCTACGCCCATGCAAAAGCTCCGTTTTCTCTTCGTGCTGCCCGTGGCAGCTTTCGCGTGGGCCGCCACGGCCTGGGCCGCACCGGCCCCCAGCGCCCCCGCCCCCGGGGCCCCCAACGCCCGCACCCTAGCCGCCGCGCCGGGGGCCCCGCGCATCGGCCGCATCACCTGGCGGGGCAACGCGGCGGTGCCCACGGCCCGGCTGAACGAGGTGTTGGGGTTCAAGCCCGGCGACGCCTACGACTCGCTGGCCGTAGAAAAACGGCTGGCCTACGACCCGGCTGGCACCGACGTTTCCTCCCTATATATGGACCACGGCTACCTGTTCTTCCAGGTAATGCCCGTGGCCACGCGCCAAGCCGACGGCACCGTGGACCTGGCCTTCACCGTCGCGGAAGGCCGGAAGGCCCAACTCCGCCGCGTCTTCATCACCGGCAACCTCGACGCTTCGGCCAAAGCGTCGCTGCTGAAGCAGTTACCCCTGCGCAGCGGCGACGAATTCAGCCGTGCCAAGCTCGTCGAAACCAACCGCCTCCTGGCCCAGGAAGGCAAATTCGACCCCAAGAAAATCCGCATCAACCCCCAGCCTATTGTGCGCCCCACCGAAGCCACCGATTTGCTGGACATTGAGCTGGTACTGGCGCCCAAGCCCCGGCCTTGA
- a CDS encoding BlaI/MecI/CopY family transcriptional regulator — MEELTKTEERIMQVLWKLKKAFVKDVIEHLPDEPKPPYNTVSSVVRILERKGYAGFKAYGKTYEYFPLVSKMEYRTASFKRMLSQYFDDSPTALVSFMVEETLSQREKQQLLDLLHDSEKPAGDAR; from the coding sequence ATGGAAGAACTCACCAAAACCGAGGAGCGCATCATGCAGGTGCTGTGGAAGTTGAAGAAGGCGTTCGTGAAGGACGTCATCGAGCACCTGCCCGACGAGCCCAAGCCGCCCTACAATACGGTATCGTCGGTGGTGCGCATTCTGGAACGCAAGGGCTACGCGGGCTTCAAAGCCTACGGCAAAACCTACGAATACTTCCCGCTGGTGAGCAAAATGGAGTACCGCACGGCCAGCTTCAAGCGCATGCTCAGCCAGTATTTCGACGATTCGCCCACGGCCCTGGTCTCGTTCATGGTGGAGGAAACCCTGAGCCAGCGCGAAAAGCAGCAGCTGCTCGACCTGCTCCACGACTCTGAAAAACCCGCCGGTGATGCTCGCTAA